In Vanacampus margaritifer isolate UIUO_Vmar chromosome 6, RoL_Vmar_1.0, whole genome shotgun sequence, the DNA window CCTTGaactggttaccagccaatcacaaagaAGTTGAATTCATTAacgcaatcttttttttattttttttattagaaatgcACAAATTCAAAATACAATTGTGCTTTGTGTCATTTCACGTTTTTTTAGTGTTTGTCAAGAATCTGCTAAATACAAGCAGAAAACACAATTTCCAGAAGCTCAGACAAAGATAcaaattcaaataacaaatattcaaatgagtttACACATGAAGATTAAACAAGCCGTCATTGGACCAACCGGCAAATGCACACATTTTATTAACAGCAAATTTCAAACATCGTGCGCGtaggaagaagaaaagtttcaaaataaaagcagctaATGAGCGCTAACGATCCAAATACATTCCAAGTCCAATTAATAAGAAGATAAAAGAGAAATCGGACAGATCACATCACAAAAGCTTCTCCAGCAAAAGCTTTGGTCATTTTTGCATATTTCAGAGGGTGCTGCTTTGTTTTGTCAacgcaaatgacattttgtttcaaaacgtggatatttttccccaaaatgaaGTCAAAAAGTCACTTTTGTCAAAGATGCCCACGTAACATTCATCACAATAAGCACGTTGATAAGACGATCAACGTTGGCTTGAGCCGACCGCGTTTGGGCAAAGTCCAGACTGGCACTTGGACTTGaccacaaaatggccgacttcaacCAAAATGGTCGACTTCCTGTTTCCCTTCAGCCCTCACACGTCCACGTCATTTCACGTGAGATTCGTATTCCCAGAGTGAGTGAAAATTGTCCGCTTccaagcaaaatggccgacttgggGTCCCTCAGACTTCTTGCTGACTCGTCCAGCCCATTTCCTGTCAATCATTCGGGGGGGGGGTTCCCAACTTTCTCGGGGGCAGGCAGGCCGCAGTGCTAGATGGCTGCCCcaagtcaaaatggccgacttgcgTCCTCCCTATCGCTGGatggagtttgtttgtttttttttgaccgAGTGATTGCGCAATGTACGTTCGCAGATTGACCGATTGATCGGTCAGAAGGAGAGCGCGAAAGAGCAAAACGCGCCCGAAGGAGAAgcggatgacatcatcatgagGATTCGAGCAGGTCGCTGCTGACCACCATGTTGAGGCCTTCGTCCTTGAGGCGCTTCAAGGCGGGCACGTACATCTCCTTGCTCATGGGCAGCACGATGCCCTTGGAAACAATCTCACCTGAAAAGAACACAACAttataaacacaaaaaatacgattagttattattttgtaaaaggtgcaaatgtatcaatttaaGCAACTCCAATTTAATATGAATCCTCTTTTTATGAATATGTAatcattgaaattgaaatttgagGAATTGCACAACGGCAACTAAGGCTGTTGAAAAAGATCAATTTGCGGATGTGTTGTGAGCGCGGCGGGACCGACCGTCGAGGAGCATGCGCGCGGCGATGGCGCTCGGGTATCCGACGGTCTTGGCCATGGCGGAGAATCGTCCGTCCTCGCCGTACACCACCAGACTGACGCGTTTGCTCTCCAGCTCGCCCGTCGGGTGGCGAAGGCCGAAGTCGCTGCGCAGCACGATCATGTCGCGCTCGCCCGcgcctgcacgcacgcacgcacgcacgcaccaacATCTCAACTTGTGCTTTCATTTtcatgtcacacaaaaaaaacgcgCCAAGCAAGGACATCCGTTGAGGACGACAACGACAAGCTGAACTAGAACCGAACCTGTTCTAAAGCACATTTCAACTAAAAGTGAACTAAATCTTGGACAAATTAAAATGAGGACTGAACTAGAAACGGAATGAAATCCAAATTTGAACTCAACCAGAACCAAACAAAAAGTGGACTTCACAATTGAACTCAATCTGAACTAGGCTTGAACGAGGATATGATAAAACTACGATAGGACTGGGAACAAACTCAAAGCCAGGATTGGGCTGGACTTAACCAAAAGTGAACTCAGCCTGGACTACAACCAAATCGATTGAGATCGATTTGAACTTGAACTGAATTAGAAGCAAACTAAAAGTGAACTTCACTCAATTGAACTTTGGGAAGCTAAAACTACTAGACTAGACTTAATAACTGAACTAAATTGATACAAAAATTCAACTTTACTGAACTGACTACAGTtgaagtaggaaaaaaatgagaccGTAGACGTAACCAAAACGGAACTAATCCAAACGAGAGCCGTACTGGATTTGAACATGAACTGAACTAGAACCAAACTAAAAGTCAACTTCAATGGAACTAAATCCAATGAAAACTAGGATTGGgctaaacctaaaaaaaagtgagctaaACCCGGACTACACCAGGATGAAGTCAACTTGCTGTGAACGACAACTAAACTAAAGTAGGACAGAACGAGTGTCGGACTGGAAACAAAATGCAACTCAAGTTTAAGGGAATGAGAAATCCATCAGAAGTCCGATTGAACCCCAACAGAACTCGGACCCAAGTAAGATTGCGAGCGTAAAATGAAGCCGGCGCAGAAGAGTGCGGCGTTGTTTTGGGAGCGGTCGCTACCGTAGGAGAGTTTGGCTTCCAGATGTTTGCTGAGCGCCGTCAGGACGCTGTCGGCGTGAGGAACCGCGTCGTCGCTCAGCAGGCCGAACCTGAACACATCGGACAGGTTGGGAATTCTCATGCCCGACAACGATCCCGACAATCGCTTACCATCGGAGCGCGTCCATGCTGCGGTCGTCGCGGTCGACGCGCTCGTAAACGGCGGCCTCGAACGCCTCGCCGGAGGTGGCGGCGGGCAACGCCATCGCGTGAGTCAGGAGAGTTCTCTGAGGGTGCACGCGTCAAGCATCAGGGTCATCGGCAGGGCGGGCGGGAGGTCACCGAGGTCACGCTCCTTCTTACCCATGTGACGGGAGAGGACGCGTTGTCCAGCAGGGGACAAGGTTCCCGCTCGATCAGACCCAGTTTGGCAAAACCACGCATGGCCCTGGAGAAACCCTgcgcccaaaaaacaaaacagcgaCTAAACCAGACCAGACGTGTCTGAATTGTGTCTGGACTGGGATCGATTGAGGACCAAGCGATAAATGAGCACGTGACCAATAACAAATGAAAGGGAAACTGAATTACAATCAAACGGATTCTCAAACTGCTACCAAACCGGGACGAAACCGGGTCACGGCCCAACAGATTTAGCGTCAGAACTCAAGTGGAAGGGCGTCATGTGGCGTAGGCCGGCGTCGAAGCACTAACCTTGTAGCGCAGCGTTCCTCGGAGCAGCGTGTGCACGTTCTGGATGTCGTAGAGTTTCGCGTACTTGGTGCTGTCGCGGTTGGGATAACCTTCAAAGTTGAAGCCGGGAAAGAAATCCATGGGCGCCACCGCGTCCATCAGGCCGCCGCCTCCGGGAATATTTACCAGCTGGCCGACAAATAACAACGACGACGACATTTGTCACTCCCCAGCCAAAAGCCTATTAATAATTTGGTCGTTTGAAAATATGCTGAAGGTACGCAACATCTGCAAAGAAGAAGCGAACCGACAGCCAGACAGACATTAATCGGctgattaaatgaaaacaaatatcctGAATAAAATAAGGCGTCTTGTCTGTTTGGCAATACTTGGTCCTTTAGAATTTAACTTGACAACAAAGTGAATTtgtcaccatttaaaaaaaaaaaaaaaaagtgtttttggagtgttattaatcattttatgttccaaaaaatgttggtgaaaacgattgagaatgtttaaaaattggCTGATTTGCAAAAGACAAATCCAGGCTGGCCGATGAATCGGTTCAGTCCCAGTAAGAAGTTCACATGTTTGGGTAGTTACATGCTTAGCTTGTTAGACGCTAACTCGCCAAATAGCTACGTAGCGCTGTTGACTAGAAATcgggatagaccgatatgggTTTTTTACAAGGCCGATTATTAGCAGTCAAGGAGACCCACAACTGATTTCGGAAGCCggtattcattttcagtaaaagacAACAGTAttgtcaacattaaaaaaaaaaaaatatatatatatatatatctttcttttgttcttaaacacagctttgtttaaaaattctaacaaaactTGCAGGAAGCTTCCAGAGCACTTGTTACGCTAAGCTAGTAAAAAAttgttccctaaagttttctactggagaaaaagtattccaaaatgtcaacaccATTTCGTCAAAGTGTAGGGAGTGTGtcagcatatatatatgtatatatatatatatatatatatatatatatatatacacagtatatatatatatatatatatatatatatatatatatttttttttttataaagtagaaaattgaaataaatccaTAGATGAAAAGTGAGCGACAAATTTATTTATAGCTCATTTGGGGTTTTTGTCAGGGTTGGTTCCTAAAAGATCCGTAAaagttgtgtaaaaatgtttgaaatggttTCGTGGAAAGTAAAAATTGTCTGCGAACATCTGACAAAACCTGCTGCAAACCTTCAATTTCGATACGTTCGCAAGCGTTCGCCACTCGGCGACCTGCCACTtctatcggccttcagattcgtaaacGGGCCCACGCTgagatttgtcaaaatgccaaatcaGAAAACAATGTTTGTGTGGATTTTCTCATCCAGGATTTGGTGCGTGCTGACCTGGTTGTGACGGCGGAAGGTGGCGGGGCTGACGGACGCCAGCAGAACGCCGGAAGGACTCCAGCTGAACTTGTAGCGCAGAGGATTGTCGGAACACTCGGGAGCCGGAAGTCCGCCGCAGTACGACACGTACGATTCCACCTGCGTCTCACGCACAACACGCGCACTGTTgggagtgtgtgcgcgtgcacgtgtgcgtgcgtgcgtgtactcACGGTGCATCCGTCGGCTTTGGCCTGATCAATACACTCCATGGCCAGCATGTGATCAATGCCAGGATCCAATCCCATCTCGTTGACCAGAGTCACACCCGCCTCCTCCGCcctgacacacgcacacggcTTGAAGTGTGTGCAtagtgttgtttgtgtgtgtgtgtgtgtgcgtgtggatgTTACCTGGCGTGCAGGTCGCTCATGGCCGGGCTAAGGTAGCTGGCGTTCACCATGTGGACTTTCTTGTCGATACAGTGTTTTGCCACCAGGGGGTGGAGGGCATTTGGCAGAAGGCtgccaacaaacaaacatgctagCTTACAACTCAAGTAGTTCATGCCATGTAGCAACACGCTAAGTCATTACATGTTAGGTAGCTACATGCTAAATAGTTTCAAGCCAAGCAAATTGATACTAAGTCATTAAATGTTGTAGCTACATGCTATAAAGTGACATCATAAATATCTAGAGTCTAGCTAGTTACATGCTAGGTGTCTAAATGCTAAGTAGCTTTATGTTTGGTAGTCACACGCTAAGTCATTACATGTTAGGTAGCTACATGCTAAATAGTTTCAAGCCAAGCAAATTGATACTAAGTCATTAAATGTTGTAGCTACATGCTATAAAGTGACATCATAAATATCTAGAGTCTAGCTAGTTACATGCTAGGTGTCTGAATGCTAAGTAGCTTTATGTTTGGTAGTTACACACTAAGTCATTACATGTTAGGTAGCTACATGCTAAATAGCTTCATGCCAAGCCGTTATATGTTAACGAATGAAATGTTTGCTCGCTACATGCTAAGAAGTTAACGGAGTGTAGCtggtgaagacatttaacattttcaatttgatgttttactgtttttgagtttacttgtaggcatatcaatgtgatataatcatgagtgtgtaatagaatacagtggaataatgattttgtgaactttattttatcctctcaccctcaaagctattgaagataggaatgtgcatgatgttatcagagccttttgtcattggagtctaaaagtctggggttcggtcctaattgcatttgttcccccagtcaagaaggggaactgtatgtaaatgtctgtttacgaataagattacacctttgttcaatctaggagatgacatgtctgccctttgttcaatcaagagccgggaggaggaaccttttatcttttgagtataaatgagtcgatgttctgtaaattgtcacacacttcacgttgcattcagatgtgcgtgtcctgactgtgtctttagaagcttcgaaataaattcttgcaagaaaacttcttcatcagatcccgaatacaattatttggacgaGCAAAGATTCCACTTAATATAGTAGGTAATGATTCCTTCACTGGCAAGGTGTTGTCACCTGACGACGAGGTCGTGGTCTTGTATGAGCGAGACGAGACGCGCCTCCTGGCTGCTGACGTCCAGCATGACGGGGATGGTGTTGGGGTATTTGGCCGCCAGATCCTGCGCCTGCTTCATGCACACCGAcgctaaacaaaacaagacaaacttGTCCTTGTTTTCATAGTTCAaggttttaattttagtttatcGTTCACAGAGCGGACAGAAAAGGCCCAAAGTATTGTTGCATGCTcggttttttgtgtgtgtaaaagtcCCATTTTAGAATGACCGTAGCATCTGTGCTATTTTGCGCTAGCCTGTCTATGACGTAACACATTATAcattagcattgagctagcagacttttgtgAGACAAAATGATACCATTTGATTGAACTTTTTGGCGtttcaatataaaatgtgtagtgtaagcctcttttttttaaattcatatttaacaGTAAACCTCAAGTGGAAGTTACAGAAAGCTTGGTGATAGTCTTCCATTTCCTGACAGCGAGAGTGAGGCTGttaatgcaaataaaataaaataaaaaagtcttgAATATATTTAAGTTATAGCAAAGAGAAAAATTGGCAGGAAGTGGTTGATATTTTTAAGTGTATCagtcattatctttgtcttatgttgtaatgtcttaatgtgtgaaaaaaaacacttttttttttttaaatatttttttttactgatttaaaaagtgcaaatacGTCCGACTGTTTCAATAagttgaagttgttttttttcttaaatgtgtgaggggaaatacttttttttttatgtggtttCTCTACTCTAAATGTGTATTGATTTAACATTTATTGAAGCAGGTAAACGTGTTTCTCATTTCCAAACATGAGCTGCATACAGCAGATTTTCCTGTAAAGCGACCGTGTGAGTCTGGACTGgcgttccccccccccacagcgTTTCGCTTCTACGGACATTTGCAGAAAAGTGACTCGAGTGATGTGACAACGCGAGTTGAGTTGAACGCTCACCGACGGTGAGCTGCGTCTTGTCGCAGCGGGTCAAGTACTCCACGACGGGTCCGGAGACGTATCCGGACCCGAGCAGCAGAACTCGCTTCATGCCGCCTCTCTGTAGGATCTGGGATTTCTCCCTGGCGGAGGTCACACCACACAAAGCCAATCAGAAAGAAGACCGCACACGAGCCGGTCGTCCTAAAACGTACGTTCTCTCACAGTCATGCCAGCGACCATTCGTACAACAATTTATTCTAGCGATGATTCAAACATGGAGTCGGTCAGACTCTAAATTGAAACCGATTCAATATGCAAATCAACATACGATTGCTCTTTAAAATGGACTATCGTTACATTTTCAGGGCGGATAGCGATGCCAACCGGTTATTAGTCGTCAAGGCCGATAACTGATCATTGGAGGTGATATTGGTTtgtagcaacaacaacaaaaacgacatatatttggtaaaaatgttgtattaactctttgactgccaaaaacgttaaataacgtttagtaaaatcctatggaggagtgccaaagacgttaaaagacgtttgtttcaaaacagaggtgaaactaaccattttctattgttgattactgaaaaacggaataaggtagaaacaaacttttttttctgatgaaagatgagagtccaatctttcatttggtagtatgtgtgtttccatagtccaaacacaacattttctgtggaccttgaaagatcagtcaaaatgcttaaatcggctggcacccacggcatcccttttctgaaaacgtctggcagtcaaagagttaaacacacTCCGACTCTTTTTCTTGTCGAGTTTCAAACTTTCAGAAACACAACATAGAACAACAATGTTGATTGATTGCAGCTACAAGTCGAATATCAGCTCATtagtggtaaaaaaataataatcttgtctTCAAATCTATGAAGTcctttggtttttgtttttgaagacaAAAAAGGATTTAGCTTTAGCTTGACTGGTTTTGGCGTCGACTGCCGCATTCCTCAGAAGCTGccaaactgacagttgtgacgtTTGCTCTTATCAGCTGATGATCCCACGCAATTGATGCAGAAATGGCACTTTGTCGAGTTTGAATAGCAGTTGGCTGCTTACTTGTGACGAAAGTAAAAACGCAAATAAAAGATGAAGCCCACTCGGCTTTTCTATGCGATATAACAACATAACATTTGATTTATAAAAATGATAATACATCATTTAGTGTTATTCAATACAATTATAATATAGTATATGTTTATAGAGCATGACCCCCCCCCGGACATAATGAAGCGTGCGCTGCTGGCTTTTGACTGATTATTATTCCTAACGATAGAAGCGCAGCATATTAGAGGGGAGGCGTCCACCCCGCTGACCTTTGGTGTTAATATCCCTCCCGAAAACCCCCCCCCCAGGAGTCATCAGACACCCCCACCCGCTCTCATTAGACAAGCACTAATTGGAAACGACCAGCCGCAGCAGGTCGGTGCGCACGTCTGACCGCAGTCTCCTTGTCTTAATTAAGAATTCaaggaaggaggagaagaaaggcgttttctttttctcctctcACATATGTGAAGAAGGAATTAAGATTAAGATTAACATTAAGATTAACATTCGATGGCTTGTCtggggaggaagaaaaaaagtagaagctCAATTAGGATGTCTTAAGACACGCTGGCCTAAATAAGAACAAAAAGATggaaataatcatcatcatcatcattatcatcatctcaCACTGGGAAAGTAATCAGATTACACACACAAGACGCCTTTCATTAATtgctacatttttctttctattatAAACAATTTTGGACACTTGAACTTGACATCACTTTAACCGAAATGATTTTAACTGAAAAACGTTTTGACTACTAAACACAcaattgattacattttaaaggttattttgacatcatgaaacgttaaaaatgattcatttaaTCCCTTTTAATACTTCTTGAACACCTGTTAGGTGCTGtgacaaaaaatacatgaataataatcaaatcaaataaaaataatctgttCTATACTTTACTGGCTCAGAAACTATTTTTAGTCATGGAAATATTACCGCTTTCTCTCTATGGATGGGAAAACTGTACTTCATATGAAGAAGGTAGAatcaaacaaactaaaaaaaaaaaacaatttcactaTGAAACgcttgaaaaaaatctaactaaAGATGAATTAAAATGGGCCTGTTATAAAAGTAAaggttgttttgttgacttgctctggtttatatgttttttttttccatgtcagACAGCCAATAAGTCTTGTAAAGAATCTATTCTGCCTCGCGACAGACTCAGCTCCGCCTCCATACTATGAACCTTGACCTACGCATTGGAAGTtccaaaccccccaaaaaaagagagtggagggtaaaaaaaattgaaataagaaGAAGGGATCAGAAGAGAGAAACTCCCGACATTTGATAGGCGGGAGAGCAGTtgagaacgagagagagagagagagagagaaagagagagagaaagagaaagagaaagaggaaaagagagagagagaaagagaaagagaaagagaaagagaaagagagagaaagagagagaaagaaagagagaaagagagaaagagagaaagagagagagagagaaagagagaaagaaagaaagagagagagaaagagagagagagagagaagagagagagagagagagagaaagagagagagagagaaagagagagagaaagagagagagagagagaaagagagagaagagagagagagaagagagaaagagagagatctTACCGTTGCTCTCGAAGCTTCTCGATATACTCGAACTTTGGCGTCAGGGCTCCATTGGAGATAATCACCGCCTGCATTCAACAACAAAAGACAGAACTTGACACTTTTCAGACCGCGCTTGGTGAATGATCGAACAAGGGCAAGAAACGGGAAGCAATTACCAAGATGGACAACAAATAGCTGCTGGCTAACACAGCggcaaaaaaagattttgaataAAAGACgtcaaaatgtaatattttcaaCCAACAGACctattttttgtaaaacttgtcaaaaagcaaatcaaacaaacaaatagtcaatatatttatttacatctatttttaaaaatacaaacgaaaacaaatgaaaattgttctgttatttattttaaaaaatagcactaaaaatggaagaaaaatgtgtttttaatattaatgtttaaaaagaatagagcttgcaaaataaaaataattaaattattttgtattttatttcttaaatacaaaaaaaaaaatcatactttcAGCAATTCTTTTTCACTAATACAATtcattatgtatttaaaaacaaatcaaatgtgtttaagtttgcaatataatatatatattattattttttttaagtataaaacCATCCAAAGTAAATGAGATATCTTACGTCTCGGACTTGCGGGCTGAATTCTTCCTGGTCCAAAGGTCGGCTGGCATCTGAAGGCAGCTGAGGGAGAACACAAGGCACCTTTTGACGACGACTCCGCTCAAAGCaaacaacaaacgcaagaaAGCTGCTCTTTTCTCTTGGCTGTGTTTGCTGCATCAACACAGCAGCAAAAGCATTTTGCTCACCATCTCCCAGATGTACGGAAAGAGGCGGTCGCCAAAATACTCGGTGGCCTCGATGGGCAGCTGAGCCGGAAGGTTGTCGATGGAGCACATCAGGATGCCGTGACCTTCCACGCTGGCAAGCGCAAGCGCAAGCACAAGAAAACGCCACAAATCACCAATTGGTCGCTTCTTTTTCGTTTGaactcattcttttttttttcttttcttttttttttttaaggagagctcagtattgttcattcgatttgacatcatcattgttctcctttaaaaaaaaaaaaaaaaaaaaattctctcttttttttttaaaatatatatacatatatttaaaaaaaattctcttttttttttaatatatatacatatacacacacacacacacacatatatatatatatacttttttttttgtatgtgggtgagtatgtgtatgtgcgtgtgcgcgtattcatcagttcacctaaaggccattaaaaaaaatcccatactaataatataatgtaataataaattgccaaatgcagaaacatcaatgtaagttatcacgatgtggtggctctcgctaacagacagaatttaagtaaccagaattagttaagtaaccagaattaggttaaaaaattctatatacgtagaccatgtttctataaattttgatatttggtttttatttgaggccgatattttttccattaaaatgtgatttatgaggaggttagaccattggtcgatattcagagtttgcaagaattgtttttttagcgatagtaagggctacaagtgtagattgaaattgtttatgtggtaagtcagttgttgttaggtcacctagcaaacacaagtttggagataaaggtatcc includes these proteins:
- the aass gene encoding alpha-aminoadipic semialdehyde synthase, mitochondrial, with protein sequence MFRLLSHQGRRRPSCHLTQRRYEHHRAVMAIRREDINPWERRAPLAPRHVRELTQDGIKVLVQPSNRRAIHEKFYARAGAVIQEDISEASLILGVKRPPEEKVIAKKTYAFFSHTIKAQEANMGLLDHLLKKEVRLIDYEKMVDANGYRIVAFGQWAGVAGMINILHGLGLRFLALGHHTPFMHIGMAHNYRNVSQAIQAVRDCGYEISMGLMPKSIGPVTFCFTGTGNVSKGAQDIINELPVEYVEPHELKDVCETGDMTKVYATVLSRHHHLMRKSDGIYDPMEYENHPELYTSHFRTSVAPYTNCLINGIYWDPQTPRLLRRLDAQQLLRPTKSSGATSEGMPELPHKLLAICDISADTGGSIQFMNVCTTIDKPFCMYDADQHIDHDSVEGHGILMCSIDNLPAQLPIEATEYFGDRLFPYIWEMLPSDASRPLDQEEFSPQVRDAVIISNGALTPKFEYIEKLREQREKSQILQRGGMKRVLLLGSGYVSGPVVEYLTRCDKTQLTVASVCMKQAQDLAAKYPNTIPVMLDVSSQEARLVSLIQDHDLVVSLLPNALHPLVAKHCIDKKVHMVNASYLSPAMSDLHARAEEAGVTLVNEMGLDPGIDHMLAMECIDQAKADGCTVESYVSYCGGLPAPECSDNPLRYKFSWSPSGVLLASVSPATFRRHNQLVNIPGGGGLMDAVAPMDFFPGFNFEGYPNRDSTKYAKLYDIQNVHTLLRGTLRYKGFSRAMRGFAKLGLIEREPCPLLDNASSPVTWRTLLTHAMALPAATSGEAFEAAVYERVDRDDRSMDALRWFGLLSDDAVPHADSVLTALSKHLEAKLSYGAGERDMIVLRSDFGLRHPTGELESKRVSLVVYGEDGRFSAMAKTVGYPSAIAARMLLDGEIVSKGIVLPMSKEMYVPALKRLKDEGLNMVVSSDLLESS